One Candidatus Limnocylindria bacterium genomic window, GCCGCCACCGAAGGGATGGCGGGATCGCCGGGGTCCGGCCGGATGCCCTTCGAGCTGAGCGCGGCGACCTTTCCCGGCGTGTCGGCGCCCTCGAGCGTGGTCAGGTCCATCATGCGGATCGCGAGATCCAGCGCGAACAGCTTTGACTCGCGCTTGATCGAGCGCTTCGAGAGCACATCGGCGCGTTCCTCGAGCGCGACGGCATCGACCGACCCGAGACGCGGGAGACGCGGCTCGAGTGGGAGCTCGAATCCTCCGGGAAGCGCGGGTGCCGTCGCCACTACCTTTGAGGATATTCCCCGCGCCGCTGCCGGAGGCGCGGTGGTCTAGCGGTTGCCCGCCGCCTGTGACACGAGCGCGCCTCGCTCCGAGCCCACACTTGGCGCGTGCAGCGCCGCGCCGATGAAGGTCGCGTAGCTCGACAGCACCTGGAGGTGGGGCTCGCCGTACTCACGACGCCGCGTGGTGACGAGCACAAGGACCCCGGCGACCACTTCTGCGACGCCGGGGATCGGGACGACGATCGCGCCCTTCGCATCGGGGACGGCGCGGATCACCGCGCCGTTCGTCAGGTCCCACGAGATGGACGCGTGCCGTTGCAGTTGAGCCCGCACGAGCTCGCCAGCGGTCTCCCGCTGGCCGACCGTTGTCCGCGCCGCGCCCGTCGCCGCGACAAGCTCGAGGCCGCCGCCGGGGACCGTGGCGTACAGCAGGGCGGCATCTCCGGGAACGATCTCCAGCGCGCCCTCTGCGAGGAGCCGCAACACGTCGGGCGTCGGACCGGCCGCCAGCGCCAGCGCGACCTCGGCAAGGGCGCCGAGCCGTCGGCCGTGCGCATCGAATCGGCCTCGCACGAGGCGCATCGCGCCGAAGCCGGCGCCGATGCCCATGAGGACGAGCGCGCCCACGCCGTTGCCGCCGACCCGGATCACCGGCTCTCCGATCGGATGGTCCGTCCCGGCCCAGAGCGCGAAGTTCGCGGCGACCGCGAGGAACGCGGCAACGACGCCGAGCTCCGGCCCAAAGAGCGCACCGGCCACCGCCACGGGCGCGATCGACAGCACCGCGGCGCTCGCGCCGAAGATCGGCTCGGCGATGAGGAACGCGGCCGCGTACGCGACGAGCAGGATCGCGATGACCGTGATCGCTCGCCGGCGCCGTGCGAGAACGCTGAACGCGCCGCGCGAAACGCCCCGTGCGGTCAGGACGATGCGCGCGTTCGCCCGCTCCGGAGGCGTGTCTCGCTGTGGTCTCGCGACGCGGCGGATCTCGGCCAGCAGCGTCGCGAGGGGCGTGTCCTTTGGAACGAACGCAGTCACGCCGTTCGCGAGCGCAAGGTCGCGGATGCCCTCGTCGAGCGTGAACATGACCACCGCGGTGTCAGACGACTCGTTATGAAGGCGCGTCGCCACATCGAGTCCGCGCAGGCCCGGCATCCGATGATCCAGGACGACGACGTCCGGATCGAGCTGGCGAATAAGGCTCAGTGCCTCGTTGCCATCGGTCGCGATGCCCACGGTGACGAGGTCGTCACTCGTCGCGATCGCGCTGCGCAGTCCTTCACGCACCATCGGATTGTCGTCGGCGATCACCAGGCGTATCTGCCTCCGCGCCGCACCGCTGTCGGCGGGCACCTCGCGCGCGCGCTGTTGACGTGCGGCGGCGCGTTCGACGTCCTCCCGCTTCGCGAAGCCGAGCTCGACCAGGAGCGCACCGATTGGTACACGACGGCCCTGACGGAGGCGCTGTTCCGCGAGCGCGCGCTCGAGCTGCGCCGGCTGGATCGCGCCCGCATCGACGAGGAACAGGCCGAGACCGGGGTCGGGTGTGGGTTGATCGAGAACGATCTTCAGCATCCGGACGAGATCGAGGGGGCCGAACGGCTTCACGATGTACGCGGTCGCGCCGACCGCGCTCGCGAAGGCGCGGCTCTCCGGATCGTCGCGCGCGGTCAGCATGACGACGCGAATGTCGCGGGTCTCCGGCGCGCTGCGAAGCTCGCGACACACGACGAAGCCGTCACGCTCGTGCTCTCCGAAAGCGACGTCGAGAAGAACGATCTCAGGCTGCTCCGCGCGCGCAACGACGAGCGTTTCGCCCGGCGTCGAGGCCTCGACGACACGCCAGCCCTGCGCCATGAGCGTTACTCGCACCAGGGCGCGGACCGCCGCGTGGTCGTCCGCGATGAGCACGCTGGGGCCGCGCACGTCCGAGGTTCTTGCCGCATCGCTCATTACGAGAACTCTTGGGCATATGGCAACCCGTGGTCAAGCATGACTTTAATGGGTCGCCGAACGAATGCGACCCGAGGGCGTTAGAGCGGATGGCGATCCTCAGCGCGGAAGGCGATACGACGGATCGGTAATGGCGGAACTCATACGCGACCCGTAGCCGCTGCACACTATTTCCTCAGACGACACCACATCGATCGCGAGGCCGCCGATCGCGAGGGGATAGCGGAGCGGGATCCCGAGGAACTTGTGGAAGTACGGAGCCGGCCGCGCGCCCCGGTTATAAGAGGTGTGGATTGCGCGTGACGACCCACAGCGCGGTCCCGTTGAATCCGGCGTACAGCATCAAGTGCCAGATGGTGAAGAAGCCGCCGAGCGCGCCGTTCTGCAGATTGATGTGATTCCAACCATCGAGGAAGAGCCCCATCACGAGAAGGCTCGCGAGCAGGCTGGTGACGAGGTCCTCGCGCCAGATCGCTTTTGCTCCCACGCTGGTCCCTCCTCTGTCGCAGGTGCGGAGGCTATACCGCAGCAAGACGGCGCTCGCGTGCGCCGGCGAACACAGTCACGGCAGTCCTCGTTGCGCTACTGACGCTAGCGATCACCCGGGGGCGTCGGGAACCGCGGGCGAAGTCCGGCTTGCATTTTGGCGATGTTCCTCCGGACATACAGACCCTGGAGCAGCAACGCGACGACGAAGCCCAGTGCACCTACTGCGAGGATCGCCGATGCGGCCCCTTCGATACGGAGCGTGGCGAGCGCGACGATGACCCCAACGAGCACGGCATTCAGGACCATCACCACCGTGCCTGTGCCCGAGAGTATCTGCAGAAACCAGAAGGGCACGCCGCCGCCAGGCTGGACGCCCATCGTGATGCGCATGCCCATGCGGATCGTCGTGAGCGCTCATCACGAAGTAACGTTCGACGTCGGGTGCGAGCTCCAGATACGCCGCCCGGATGCGATTCATGCCGATCACACAGAGCGCCTCGTGGTAATTCGCCGTGCCGAGGCGGATCGCTGTGGCAACACCGATGAGCAGCACGACAGGCAGGATCCGCGCGGCTGAACGACTCGTTCCAGGCGAGCGAGCGCGACGCGAGCAGGCTCCAGTGCTCGGTCGACAAGATCTGGAGCCGGATCGCTGGCGACACGCCATCGGTGATCGTTGCCCCGCTCGCCGGAACGGGAGCCGGCTCCGCGCCGATCCCAGGTGCGCGTTCGAAGGACATCATGCGGACCTCGCTTCCAGCCGGGTCAGCGACCGTACCCGACCGGCAAAAGGATGTCACCCCGCGTCGTCAGGTAATAGACCTGCCAGCCGTAATAGCCACGGTATGCGTCGGGCTCGGCGAGCATGACCTCGGCGTACGCGGTCACAGCGCGCACGTAACGCTGTGAGTTGTTGTAGCGGAAGAGCGCGTTCGCCATGTTGGCCGGCGCTCCGTTCGCTTTGAGGTAACGCGCAGCCGCGCGGATCGCATCGCGGTCCGAGTTCACGTCACCTTGGCCGTACGCGGCCCACGTGCCGGGCATGAACTGCATCGGCCCCTGCGCGCCCGCGACAGACGTGCCGCGGATCCGGCCCATGCGCGTCTCGACAAGATGGATCGACGCGAGATATGCCCAGGGGACTCCGAACTCGGTCTCCGCCTCGCGATAGAAGCGAGCCAGGTCGGCGAGAGGCGCCGGATCGACGATGCGCCACGCGGTCGGCAGATCGGGACCGGGAACGACCGTCGCACGCAGCTCCGACGTGGCATCGAGATTCGTGGTGACGACGCCGCGGATCGCGGCGGGGACGGCTGCGAGGAATCCCTCGCGCCACTCGGGCCGCGCCGAGATGGTGCGATAGATGCGCTGCTGCAGATGGCCCGTCCACGTCAGCTCCGCACCGGTCACCTTGCTGTCACGGATCGCACGCTCAGCGCCCGCGATCTGCGCGGCGATCGCGACCGGGTCGGCCGCGACCGGCGGAGGTTCCTCGCGCGGGGTCGGCGTCGGCTGCGGACTTGGCGTCGACGTCGGCGTGCCGGCCGCGGACGCATCCGGCGCCGTGGTGGCTAGCGCGCTCGGCGATGCGGACGGCGCGCCGCTCCGAACAGCGCAGGCGCTTGCGAGCACCACAGCGGACGCGATGGCAAGAGTCCGGCTGATGCGGGATGTCAGCGCCACTCGATCGATGCGACCTCCACGGGTTCGGGTATGTCTTTGAGCGTAAGGCTGCGCATCTCGCTGGGGTACGTCGTCTTCGCCGCCGCGAGAGTGCCGGCGCTCCTGGAACGCGTACACCGACAACCGCAGCCACATCGCGCACAACGCGCTGGCCGCAGCCGGTGTCTGGGACGCCAAACAGACCCGCGGACCTGGCCTCATCGACGTCGTGAAAGACATCCTCAGTGTCGGCACAGCGGTCGCACTGGGGCGCATGTCGGACTTCTCATTTCCTGCGAACAAATTCGTCAGGGCATTCGAGGCGGGCAACGAGCGCCCGATCGACAGCGCGGCCACTGGCTTCGGGGATCACGATGTCGTGCGCACGCTGAACGAGGGCTGGCTGAGCACCGGCCCCGGTGCCCTGATCGTCACGTACCCGATGCACGACGCGACGCGCAAACCAGATGTTCGCGCCCGGCCGCGATCCGTTCCTGTTCTCAGTGCCGAGGGTGTGGGACAAGGAAGAGAAATTCAAGATGCTCACCCGCAACGCGAGCCCGAGCCTCACGGATCTTGGCGCGAACCTGTCGCGGTTCCGCGACCGCTACGCCCAGATCCTTTCCGGCCAGCAAGACGTCAGCGAAGAGCTCGCGGCGGTCGGCGGCGAGGACAGCGAGCAGGCCTTCCCGCTGTTCTACGAGCGCTTCTACCAGTTCATCGCGCGGCAGCTCGAGAGGACCAACGCTCTCATCGTCGATCACGCGCGCTTCATCGATGCAGGCCCGTGACGCGAACTTCGGCGTGGCCTGCGGGTGCCCCAGCGCTTCAGTGCGTTGATGGTCGGGCGAAGCTCGCGGCCGCGATCGGTGAGCGTGTACTCCACCCGCGGAGGTACCTCGGCGTAGATCGTGCGTGAGACGAGGCCCGCCGCCTCGAGCTCGCGCAGCCGCGCCGTGACCATCTTTGGATTGGCGTGAACGAGCGAACGTTCTATCTCGGTGAATCGACGCGGACCGTTGAGAAGATCGCGGATGATGAGCAGCGTCCACTTGTGTCCAACAACAGCGAGTGCGCTCGCGAGCTCATCCATCGGGTACTTACTTTATTGTTACTTACTTGCTATTTGCAAGTATTGCGAGTAGGGTTGACGCAGAAAGAAGGGCATCTATGACGCTCACACAAGACAAACCGATCGTCGCTCAGAACGGCACGAACAACGGCGGCATCAACAACGCCGCAGCCAACACCGCGACGATCAAGCAATGGGTCTCAGCCATGGTCAAGGGCGACCTCGACAAGGCTCCGTACGCTGAGGACGCCGAGACCTCCGACCCGAGCGGCAAGTACAAGGGCAAGGCGCAGATCCTCCAGTCACTCAAGGTCTGGAAGACGGCGTTCCCTCAGGGCACCGCAGAAGTCACGAACCAGATCGCACAGGGCGACCAGGTCGCTTCCGAGGTCGTCTTCAAGGCGACGCAGACCGGCCCGCTCGTCGCATCGACGGGAACGATCCCGGCGACGAACAAGCCGATCGTTCTCAAGACCATGGTGATCAGCTCGTTCCGCAACGGCCTGATCCAGCGCGAGCGTACCTACTTCGATCAGGTCGACCTGATGAAGCAGCTCGGCATCACGCAGCCCAAGCCGTAACTCAACCTCGTGGCAGGGCGAAAGGAGCACCCGATAAGGGTGCTCCTTCGTCGTTGCGCTACTGAGTACCGGCGCCTCCGGGCCGCGGTCTGGCGCCCGCGAGCGGCAGTGCGAAAACGAACGTACTGCCGGCGCTCGATGTGGCTTCCAGCCACATACGACCACCGTGACGCTCGGCGAGACGCTTGCTGATGTGCAGGCCCAGGCCGTTTCCGGGAACGTCGCGCGTCCTCGACGTGCGGTAGAACGGCGTGAACAGCAGGTCGCGCTCATCTTCGGGCACGCCAACGCCGTGGTCCGAGACCCGGACCTGCGCCTCGTTCCGTTCGATCGTGAGCAGGACCTCGATCGGATCCGCCGGTCCGCTGTATTTCGCGGCGTTGCTGAGGAGGTTGTCCAGGATCTGCGCGATCCGCGCCGGGTCACCAAGCACGCGCACCGCGTCGGGAGGCCGCTCGAAGCTGATCCGCGGAGTCGCGCCGTATTCGAACCGACCGATCGCCTCCACCACCACGCTCGCGAGATCAAGTGGGACGACCTTGAGGCTGAGGCCGTTGGACGTGATCCGCGAGTGATCCAGGAGCCCGGCGATCAGCTGCGCCATCCGCTCCGTCTGCGCGATCGCGATGTCGATCGCCTCGCGCTCCTTCTCCGGGTCCTGCCCGATGTGCCGGCGCGCCCGCTGCGCTTGTCCCCGGATCACGGTGAGGGGAGCGCGCAGCTCGTGGACGACGACCTCAAGGAGATCGGTCTCCGGCCAGTCGGACGCGAGCCGGCCGACATCCGGGAACACCGTGATCTCGGCGGCCGCGCTGTTGGATGGCGGCGCTGCTTTCTCGTCGGTCGCCGCCGGACCATCGATGGCGCTCCTCACCATCGCGAGGAATTCCTCGACGACGAAAGGCTTGCTCACGAACCCCGCGAACCGCGCGTCGCGGCTGCGTCGCGACGTACCGGCCTCAGCCTCTGCCAGAGCCGCCCCATCGGCCGTGAACATCAACACAGGCAAGGTCGGATGGGCTCGACGGATGGCGGCGGCGTCCGACCAGGTGCGACTCTCGCCGGTGGCGTTTAGCTCGCCGTCGATGATCACGCACCGCGGCTGCCACCGGTCGACGGCGGCGCCGATGAGCGCGTGATCGGCAATGGTGACGGGACGATAGCCGGCCTCGGTGAGCAGATCGCCGACGAGCGCGCTCAGTCCGGCGTCGTCCTCGACGACAAGAACGCTTTCTGGCTTCATCGCTTCCTCCCGCCGTTTCCCCCCACGGCCTGCCGACGACCCGTCTCGGCAGCCAGGACAAGGTCGCACGCGGGTGCGATCGGCGCATGACGATTTCGTAACGCCACGCGCGGCTTGACCCCGGCCCGGGCAGGAAAGCCAGACTAGACCGGGCCGTTCGCCTTCGTGCCCGTCCCCGGAACGAACCGATACCCGCTCCCGGGAACGGTCTCGATGTATCGCGGCTTGTGCCAGTCGTTCTGCAGCTTTGCGCGCAGAGCGCGAACGTGCCGGTCAACCACGTTGCTTTCGATCACAAAGTCGGTGCCCCAGAGCGCGTCGAGGATCTGCTCACGCGTCAGCACGCTTCCCGCGTTCGCGGCGAGCAGGTACAGCAGCGCCTGCTCGAGCGACGTGAGATGCAGCTCGTGATCGCCGGCGAGGACTTTCCGGTTGAGCACGTCGATCTCGAGATCGCCGACACGCAGGCGCGGCACGAGCTCCCCGGCCTTGCCGTGCGTCCGGCGGATGACCGCGCGGGCGCGCGCGACCAGATCGTCCGGAACGAATGGCACGGCGATGTAGTCGTCGGCACCGCGCTCGAAGGCGTCGAGCTTTCCACGAAGGTCGCTTCGGCGGGTCAGTGCGATGACGCCGATCGGCCCACCGGACCGCGCGTCGTCGATGAGCTGGATACCCGCGCCTGCCTCGAGGTCGATGTCGAGAAGAAGGAGGTGCGGCTTCCATTCGGAGATCGCAGCCCTGGCGGCTTCGACGCTCGACTCCGCGCGCCGGAGATAGCCTCCGTGGCGCAGGGTCAGGTCGATGGTGTTCGCGAGCGCCCGGTCTTCGATCACCAGGAGCACGCGCACAGCACGCTCGGCGTCCTTCGTGGCAGGTGCGGCCGGCCTAGACGCCATCCGCTCTCCTTTTACTCCGAACCATGGTCCAAAGCTATTGCAGTTGTCGATGACGCTTCGCAATATTGTCCTCGATTTGGCAATGCCTAACTTGAATAGAAGTGCAATTTCGACCACCGGCCGGCCGGCATCGATCCGGGAGCGCGGCGACAGCTTTCGGCGCCTCCTGGATGGGCAGAGGCGACGTTCGCGGAGCGCGGCTACAACGCCGCGACGATCCATGACATCTGTGCGCGCGCCGGCGTAGGGATCGGGACCTTTTACACGCACTTCGGGCGCAAGTCGGAGCTGCTCCGCCAGGTGATGGTCGTCCGCGCGCCGGTCCTGTCGCGGATCCTCACCACGAAGGACCTTGGGGATAAGGAATCACTCGCCGCCGGTCTTCGCAAGACCGTCGACGACCCACGTTCGGTCGGTCTGTGGCGGGCCTGGTACGACGCCGTGCTGCAGGAAAGCGACATCGCGCGGTTCCACACGGACTGGCGCCGCGCGGTCCGCGATGAGCTCACCGCCATGATCGATCAGGCGCGTGCAACGAAGCCGAGGCAGGGCCGTTTGATGGATACGAAAGTTCGTCGCGTGGACGATGATGACGCTCGCGCGCGAGCTCGCCATCCATGACCGCACGGGCGGTGCGGCAGATGTCGAGACCGCTGCCGAGCTCATTTCCCAGCTCGTTCCCGGACCCGCGCCCACAAGCGCTTAGCTAGGACTGGCTCTCGTAGATCCGAACACCGAGGAGGCGGCTGAACGGCAGTGGCCAGTCACGCGGAGCGAGCATCGCCCCGGCTGGATCATCGTGGTCGCCTACGAGGACCATCAGGCCGGCATACGTCCCCAGCGGTGAACCGATCCACAGCAGACCGAGAGGTGTCGCTGCTCCGCCTTCCGAGACGCCGCGCTGGGTGTCGGCCGGTATGTCGGACGCCGTGCTGTTGATGCCTGACTCCGTCACCGCGAGCCGGTAGTACGACGGCGGACTCTCGGAACGTTCCGTGATCCGCGGTCCGTAATGCCGCGGTGGCTGCCATGTCGCCACGAGTGCATCGAGCGCCACGCGTTCCGCCGGATCACCGTCCGGGAGCTCTCCCGGATGCAGCGCACGCACCGTCGCGACATCGCGGTTGTCGTCGATGCTCGTGAGCAGCGGGACGGCCGGTCCGATCCCGCGAGAGAAGGTCGCGACGATCCCGGCCGCGTCGCCCGCGCTATCCGCGCTGTGCAGCCGGAACTCCTGGACCACCAGGCCATTGATGCGGTCGTCGATCGACATGACCCAAGACTGACCCTCAAGAGCGGTCGAGTCATGACTCGACGGTCATTTCCGGGAACGGCAGCCTGTGAAATCGAGGGTGAAGGTAACTTCAGCAGCGGACCGAACACTATCGACGGCCGCGCCGCCCCCGCGATGACGATTTCGTCATGACGAATCGGTAATGACGACGGCCACCCGCCGGTGCTCATCTTCACGTGAGCACCATTTAACACGCCACCCCAACCCCTCCCCACAGCCGCCGTCGGCTCGCGTCGGGGCCTCGCGCAGGTCACGGCGCGAGCCCGGCGGCAACGACTGCGTGGTGAAGCGCCTGCTCATCACCGGTATGCCGGCGGGATCCTGGGCCCCGATAATCAGGTCATGAGAGCGCTGAACAAGCTCACGGCGGAAGAGGCGCGGGTCATCGTCAACAAGGGGACGGAGCGCCCATTCACCGGCGAGTACGACGATTTCTTCGTCGAGGGCACGTACATCTGCAGACGCTGCGAGGCGCCCCTCTACATCTCAGATGCGAAGTTCCACTCCGGCTGTGGCTGGCCATCATTCGACCAGGAGATCGAAGGCGCCGTGCGGCGGGTGCCGGATCCGGATGGCGAACGCGTCGAGATAGAGTGCGCGGCCTGCGGCGGACACCTCGGCCACGTCTTCGTCGGCGAGCGGTTCACCGCCAAGAACACGCGGCACTGCGTGAACTCGATCTCGCTCAGATTCGCGCCCAGGGCGTAGACCCGGGCCCCGAGCGAATGATCCCGCCGCCGCGCGCTGAGGAGCGGTGCGCGTTACGCGGCCGAGGCCGCCAGCGGGATCCGCGCGGTGACCCGCGTGCCGCGCAGCGGGCGCGACTCGATGCGGATCTCTCCCCCGTGCCGTTCGACGATCCAACGCGCGATCGGTAAGCCCAGGCCGCTGCCCGACGCGTCGATACGTCGTGCGGCGTCTCCACGGTAGAAGCGCTCGAAGACATGCGGCAGGTCAGACACCGCGATGCCGATCCCGTCGTCCTCGACCCGCAGCACCGCGTCCCGACCGTCGTCGGCGATCGAAACGTCCACCGTGCCGTTTGGGGTGTAGCGCAGCGCGTTGTCGAGAAGCACGAGCACGAGCTGCTTGAGGCGGTCGGGCTCGCCTCCCACCGTCACCGCGTCGATGGCACTCACTCGGAGCCGCCGGCCGGCGATACCTTGCAGGTCGGCGAACGTCTCCATCAGCACCTCGTCGAGCTGAACCCGACGCGGCACGAACGCTTCGAGAGCATCGGCGCGCGCGAGCACGAGGAGCTCGTCGACGAGCCGCGAGAGCCGCTCCGTCTCCCGGCGGATCTGCGCGATCGCGACGCGTTGGCCTGCGGGGTCGGCGTCGTTCGCGGCGAGGAGCTCGGCGTTCCCGCGGATCGTGGTGAGCGGCGTTCGCAGCTCGTGCGACACGTCCCCAACAAAACGCTGCTGTTGGCGGTGCGCGTCCTGGAGGCTCGCGAGCATCTCGTCGAACGTCAGCCCGAGCTGCACCAACTCGTCCTCGTCGCCGCCGTCCACACGCACGCGGCGTGAGAAGTCGCGCGATCGCGCGATCTCCCCGGCCGTTTCGGTCATGCGCGCGATCGGACGCAGCGCGCTTCCCGCGATGGCCGAGGCCCCCGCGGCACCGACTCCGACCGCGACGAGCGCGAGCAAGAACAGCGCGGTCCGGAGCTCGGCGTTCGAAGCGTCGACCGAGGCCAGGTTGACAGCGGTAACGACCTTCACGGTGGTGCCGGCGACCGCAGCGACGAGCAGCCGCGCGCGTCCGCTCGGGGTCCAGGTCGTCAGCCAGCCTGGGCCCAGATCGCCGACCCGCAGATCGGCGAGTGCGGGATCGTCGGTGCTTCCAGCGCTGTCGAGCAGCGTCGGACCGTCGAAGATCCACACGCCGTGCGGCTCGTCGATCATGCGATGCAGCTCGACCAGGCGCACGTCGGCCGCGGATCTACCTCCGGTCATCTCGAGCACGACGTCGGCGATCGCGCGATCGGTCATGTCCGTTATCGCCGCATCCACGTCGGCGTCATGCGACTCCGCGTGGAGGACGTAGGCGAGGGTGAGCGCCACCGCGAGCACGACGCCAAGAAGCACGCCGTAGAAGAGGGTGAGACGGCGACGCAGGGTCACGACCCGTCTCGGAGCGTGTACCCCGCGCCGCGCAGGGTGTGGATCAGCCGCGGCTCGCCGCCGGCCTCGAGCTTCTGCCGGAGGTATCCCACGTAGACCTCGCACACGTTCTCGTTGCCCTCGAAGTCGTACCCCCACACCCGTCGTGTGAGATCGGCCTTGGGGATGACCTGTCCAGCTTCTCGCATGAGATGGAGCAGGAGTCGATACTCGGTCGACGTCAGCGTGAAACGACGCTGGCCGCGGCTCGCATCGTGACTCCCGGTGTCGAGCTCGAGGTCCGCGACGCGAAGCACCTTCGGTGAGGGTTCTCGCCGTCGAAGCACGGCGCGAAGGTGCGCCGCGAGCACCTGAAGGCTGAAGGGCTTCACCAGATAGTCGTCCGCGCCAGCGTCGAGACCGACGATCTGATCGCTCGCCCCGTCCTTCGCGGTGAGGATGAGGATGCCGAGATCGGGACGTTCGCTGCGAACTCGTCGGCAGACCGCGAGGCCATCGGTCCCTGGCATGAGGACGTCGAGGACGACCGCATCGGGTTGCCACTCGCGTAGCGAGCGCAGGGCGGAATCGCCGTCGGGCGCGGTCCGCACTTCGTATCCCTCGCGTATCAGCGTTCGCGCGACGACGCTCGTGACACCCTCGTCGTCGTCCGCCACAAGTACGCGCTGCGCCCTGTCGGTGGACATGGATGCAGTGTCAGGAGGGGCCTGACAGCCGGAATCTGCCGGTAGGACCACCTCGTTAGTGCCGAACGGGCCTTTTTCTCAGCCTCTTCTTAGGTGAGCGTTCGCTCCAACCTGAGAGCGCACTGAGAGCGCTGACACAGGCAGGAGGCTGGCGATGGCGCTGGTGTCACGGAGGCAGCTCCTCGGGAGACTGGGAGGTATCGGAGCCGGAGCGCTCGCGGCTGGCTTCGTTCCCCTGGCGTTCGCCGAGGCCGACGCTGCCGAGACCGGCCCCCAGCGCCAGTGGGCGATGGTGATCGACCTCCGCAAGTGCGATGGGTGTAAGGCCTGCACCAAGGCCTGCCAGGAGACCCATCACCTTCCTGAGAGCTTCGAGTGGATCAAGGTCTTCGAGGTCCACGACAAGCAGGGCGGCTCCTTCTTCATGCCGCGCCCATGCTTCCAGTGCGAGAACGCGCCATGCCTGAAGGTCTGCCCCGTCGCCGCGACCTTCAAGACGAGGGACGGGGTCGTCCTCGTGGACCAGGATCGCTGCATCGGGTGCCGCATGTGCATGGCGGCCTGCCCGTACGGCGCGCGCTACTTCAACTACGGCGACCCGCCCGTCGCGAGCAATCCCTTCCAGCACCCCACGCCTGAGTTTCCGGTGCCGCAGCAGAAGGGCACGGTCGGCAAGTGCATGTTCTGCGTGCACCGCAGCGCGAATGGCGAGCTC contains:
- a CDS encoding response regulator transcription factor, which encodes MSTDRAQRVLVADDDEGVTSVVARTLIREGYEVRTAPDGDSALRSLREWQPDAVVLDVLMPGTDGLAVCRRVRSERPDLGILILTAKDGASDQIVGLDAGADDYLVKPFSLQVLAAHLRAVLRRREPSPKVLRVADLELDTGSHDASRGQRRFTLTSTEYRLLLHLMREAGQVIPKADLTRRVWGYDFEGNENVCEVYVGYLRQKLEAGGEPRLIHTLRGAGYTLRDGS
- a CDS encoding 4Fe-4S dicluster domain-containing protein, producing MALVSRRQLLGRLGGIGAGALAAGFVPLAFAEADAAETGPQRQWAMVIDLRKCDGCKACTKACQETHHLPESFEWIKVFEVHDKQGGSFFMPRPCFQCENAPCLKVCPVAATFKTRDGVVLVDQDRCIGCRMCMAACPYGARYFNYGDPPVASNPFQHPTPEFPVPQQKGTVGKCMFCVHRSANGELPACVDACGMKAIWIGDLVEDIATNGDETVRLSTFIKENDAFRYKEELGTGPRVYYIAGHGQLLDY